A single region of the Vicia villosa cultivar HV-30 ecotype Madison, WI linkage group LG4, Vvil1.0, whole genome shotgun sequence genome encodes:
- the LOC131598638 gene encoding uncharacterized protein LOC131598638 produces MKRLEANLQKELSIILKQEELMWFQRGRTNWLADGDRNTRYYHMKIITRRKGNKILMLKDDEGNWVEDHDALEQLVTNYFKTMFDSTNLCCQWSQWSQTEISYPKISADIVHSLDEDIKAEEVIQPHFVNQFRPISLCNTIYKIVTKVIVERLKPRMQYLVSPFQTGFVPGRSIHENIIIATEAMHNMSKKKGKKGYFAIKIDLAKAYDKINWKFIWRVLTEIGLPDNLINIIMHGVTSVETDINWNGSRSDFFRPKHGIRQGDPMSPYLFMLCMDKPSHIIEQKVHQKEWRGVQLGSKGLGISHLMFADNLLMFGEVNERQMKCVINSLDTFCKLSGQEVSREKYSILFIENVKRSLRMKLVHLSGYRETSNFGKYLGIPLSGKNLKRHDYNYIIEQISTKLASWKARNLSMAGRITLAKSVIEATPTYPMMTNILPKACIKEIQRLQISWKMMNNDANLWCNILRMKCMPNMLQSSVWRIGDGADIHAWNDILIGMGKNIVDYHVDIPTILPPLDPEERDSIRYVGTMKGDFSVGNNYRDLQHDTDEEYCEKTDYRRTNLLEPSGARFRETEYRWTCGKDSLSGCGGVIRDSRGCWLCGFSKLIGYCSAFTAEAWAIFEGLKLTLARGYVKIIVNMDARKVIEAILRKDNKGYSDSALIQQIRLHMSSHDVVILEHTFWEVNSIADKLARDARLLNNGFQIFEEAPDHIMVLLQKDSVGSSFDRVVDF; encoded by the exons ATGAAAAGACTAGAAGCTAATCTGCAAAAAGAGTTAAGCATTATCTTGAAGCAAGAAGAGCTTATGTGGTTTCAAAGGGGTAGAACCAATTGGTTGGCTGATGGAGACCGCAATACTCGGTATTATCATATGAAAATAATTACAAGAAGAAAGGGAAATAAGATATTAATGCTGAAAGATGATGAAGGAAATTGGGTAGAGGATCATGATGCATTGGAGCAGCTAGTTACGAATTATTTCAAAACCATGTTTGATAGCACTAATCTTTGTTGTCAATGGTCCCAATGGTCCCAAACTGAGATATCGTATCCAAAGATTAGTGCTGATATAGTGCATAGCTTAGATGAGGATATTAAGGCGGAGGaa GTGATTCAGCCACATTTTGTCAATCAATTCCGACCAATTTCTCTTTGCAATACCATCTATAAGATTGTTACCAAGGTGATTGTGGAAAGGCTTAAACCCCGTATGCAGTACCTTGTTTCCCCGTTTCAAACAGGATTTGTCCCTGGGAGATCAATACATGAGAACATCATTATTGCCACAGAAGCAATGCATAATATGTCTAAAAAGAAGGGTAAAAAAGGATACTTTGCCATTAAGATTGATCTTGCTAAGGCTTATGATAAGATCAATTGGAAGTTCATCTGGCGAGTTCTTACTGAGATAGGATTACCTGACAACTTGATAAATATTATTATGCACGGTGTTACGAGCGTCGAGACTGATATTAATTGGAATGGCAGCAGAAGTGATTTCTTTCGTCCCAAGCATGGCATTCGTCAAGGAGACCCGATGTCACCGTACCTTTTTATGTTATGTATGGACAAACCCTCTCATATTATTGAGCAGAAAGTGCATCAGAAGGAATGGAGAGGCGTGCAACTGGGTTCGAAGGGGTTGGGGATTTCTCACCTTATGTTTGCTGACAATCTCTTGATGTTTGGCGAAGTGAATGAAAGGCAAATGAAATGTGTGATCAACTCTCTTGATACTTTTTGCAAGCTTTCAGGTCAAGAAGTAAGTAGAGAAAAATATAGTATTCTTTTCATAGAGAACGTAAAAAGAAGCTTGAGGATGAAACTGGTGCATTTGTCTGGCTATCGTGAGACAAGTAATTTTGGCAAATATCTTGGCATCCCGTTGAGTGGGAAAAACCTGAAGCGACATGATTACAACTATATTATTGAGCAGATTTCTACCAAATTAGCTAGCTGGAAAGCGAGGAACCTTTCTATGGCGGGTAGAATAACTCTTGCGAAGAGTGTCATAGAGGCAACCCCCACCTACCCTATGATGACTAACATCCTTCCAAAAGCCTGCATAAAGGAAATACAGCGCTTGCAA ATTAGTTGGAAAATGATGAACAATGATGCAAACCTATGGTGCAATATTCTTCGAA TGAAATGCATGCCTAATATGCTGCAATCTAGTGTGTGGAGGATTGGAGATGGAGCTGATATCCATGCTTGGAATGATATTTTGATTGGCATGGGAAAAAATATTGTAGACTATCATGTGGACATCCCGA CTATCTTACCTCCATTGGACCCGGAAGAGAGAGATAGTATTCGATATGTTGGAACTATGAAGGGAGATTTTTCTGTTGGGAATAATTATAGAGATTTGCAGCATGACACAGATGAAG AATATTGTGAGAAGACAGACTACCGTAGAACAAATCTCTTAGAGCCCTCCGGAGCCAGATTTCGTGAAACTGAATATCGATGGACTTGTGGAAAAGATAGTTTATCAGGTTGTGGTGGTGTCATCCGTGACAGCAGGGGTTGTTGGCTTTGCGGTTTCTCCAAGCTTATTGGATATTGCAGCGCGTTCACAGCAGAGGCGTGGGCAATTTTTGAAGGCCTCAAGTTAACCTTAGCAAGAGGATATGTGAAGATTATAGTGAATATGGATGCGAGAAAGGTTATCGAAGCAATTTTACGAAAGGATAACAAAGGCTATTCTGACTCGGCGTTGATTCAGCAGATTCGTTTGCATATGTCTAGTCACGATGTGGTTATTTTAGAGCATACATTTTGGGAAGTCAATTCCATAGCTGATAAGCTTGCTAGAGACGCGAGACTGTTAAACAATGGATTTCAAATCTTTGAAGAGGCTCCTGACCATATCATGGTTCTTCTTCAAAAGGATTCTGTTGGGAGCTCTTTTGATAGAGTTGttgatttttag
- the LOC131598639 gene encoding uncharacterized protein LOC131598639 has protein sequence MVVENRDFSGAVYANPQETQKKILWEKLKVIAASMLESCLLEGDFNDIANSTEKRGGLQASQSRCNMFRNKIQSCKLDDLETRGPMFTWRGPYFHGGQRIYEKFDCVLSNDRWICSYLNAYVKVLARVEFSDHHSILIVPTIIVNARKEKPFRFENAWLLKETYHDMIKQVWNNEDNFLQNISNTSEGIKEWKYETFDEVRRRKEKLCVG, from the exons ATGGTTGTAGAGAATAGAGATTTTTCTGGCG CAGTCTATGCTAACCCGCAAGAGACTCAGAAAAAAATCCTGTGGGAGAAACTTAAAGTTATTGCTGCTAGTATGCTGGAGTCTTGCCTTTTAGAAGGAGATTTCAACGATATTGCTAATAGTACTGAAAAACGAGGTGGGCTCCAAGCTTCTCAAAGTAGATGCAACATGTTTCGTAACAAGATCCAGAGCTGCAAGCTTGATGATCTAGAGACGCGTGGTCCAATGTTTACGTGGCGTGGTCCTTACTTTCATGGAGGGCAACGCATTTACGAGAAATTTGATTGTGTCCTTAGTAACGATAGATGGATATGTAGTTACCTGAATGCATACGTAAAAGTTTTGGCCCGTGTTGAGTTCTCGGATCATCATTCTATTCTCATAGTTCCAACTATTATTGTCAATGCTAGAAAAGAAAAACCCTTCAGATTTGAGAATGCGTGGCTTCTCAAAGAAACATACCATGATATGATTAAGCAAGTCTGGAACAATGAGGATAATTTCCTGCAAAATATTAGCAATACCAGCGAAGGAATCAAAGAGTGGAAGTATGAAACTTTTGATGAAGTTAGAAGAAGGAAAGAGAAACTATGCGTCGGTTAG
- the LOC131594207 gene encoding aldehyde oxidase GLOX1-like — protein sequence MTTTTTTATTCFLFFLLPLLITTIISPVASAGKGQWQLLQKNIGVVAMHMQLLHNDRLIIFDRTDFGRSNISLPDGKCRNDPKEAVVKTDCTAHSVEYNVISNTFRPLFVQTDVWCSSGGVNPSGTLVQTGGFNDGNRTIRTFEPCNNCDWQEFDSELLASRWYATNHILPDGSQIIIGGRRQFNYEFYPKNNIGAKKLYSLPFLAQTNDLGTENNLYPFVFLNVDGHLFIFANNRAILFDYNKNQVVKTFPQVPGGDPRSYPSTGSSVLLPLKNLQSRAIEAEVLVCGGAPKGSYQRAVKKEFLGALNTCARIKITDPEPEWVVETMPEGRVMSDMVILPNGDVLIINGAGSGTAGWEIGREPVLNPVLYKTKNRTGSRFESQNPSNTPRMYHSSAVLVRDGRVIIGGSNPHFGYSFGNVLFPTELSLEAFSPSYLEPGFSNVRPRIVSSIIGSQKYGQKLKLRFQVKTKLDQNLVYVTMLAPSFNTHSFSMNQRLLVLDSNKVVKVKKTTFEIVVSMPGSSVLAPPGFYMLFVVHKEIPSEGVWVHIV from the exons ATGACTACCACCACCACCACTGCCACCACCTGTttcctcttcttccttcttcctcttctcatAACCACCATCATATCTCCGGTAGCCTCTGCCGGTAAAGGACAATGGCAGCTACTACAAAAAAACATCGGCGTTGTAGCCATGCACATGCAACTCCTTCACAACGACAGACTAATCATATTCGACCGGACTGACTTCGGTCGTTCCAACATTTCTCTACCGGATGGAAAGTGTCGTAATGACCCAAAAGAAGCCGTCGTTAAAACTGATTGCACTGCCCATTCAGTCGAATACAATGTCATATCCAACACTTTCCGTCCATTGTTTGTTCAAACAGATGTTTGGTGTTCTTCTGGTGGGGTGAACCCGTCCGGAACACTAGTCCAAACAGGTGGTTTCAATGACGGTAACCGCACCattcgaacctttgaaccttgtAATAACTGTGATTGGCAGGAATTTGACAGCGAACTTCTTGCTTCGAGATGGTATGCTACTAATCATATTCTGCCGGACGGAAGTCAAATTATCATCGGCGGTAGAAGACAATTTAACTATGAATTTTATCCCAAAAACAACATTGGTGCAAAAAAATTATATAGTTTGCCATTTTTGGCACAAACTAATGACCTTGGTACAGAGAATAATTTGTACCCTTTTGTTTTTCTCAATGTTGATGGCCACCTCTTCATCTTTGCTAACAATAGAGCCATCCTCTTCGATTATAATAAG AATCAAGTGGTGAAAACATTTCCACAAGTACCAGGTGGAGATCCTAGGAGTTATCCAAGCACAGGTTCTAGTGTTTTGTTACCATTAAAAAATCTTCAATCAAGAGCTATAGAAGCTGAAGTTTTGGTTTGTGGTGGAGCACCAAAAGGATCATATCAAAGAGCCGTAAAAAAAGAATTTCTCGGAGCTTTGAATACGTGTGCCCGAATCAAAATAACCGACCCGGAACCGGAATGGGTAGTTGAAACCATGCCAGAAGGTAGAGTCATGAGTGATATGGTAATCCTTCCAAACGGTGACGTTTTGATAATTAACGGAGCTGGTTCAGGTACAGCCGGTTGGGAAATCGGACGGGAACCGGTTTTGAACCCGGTTCTTTATAAAACAAAAAACCGAACCGGTTCACGGTTCGAGTCACAAAACCCGTCTAATACACCACGAATGTATCATTCTAGTGCTGTTTTGGTTCGTGATGGAAGGGTTATTATTGGTGGTAGTAACCCTCACTTTGGTTATAGTTTTGGTAATGTTTTGTTTCCAACTGAACTTAGTCTTGAAGCTTTTTCACCTTCTTATCTTGAACCGGGTTTCTCGAATGTTCGTCCGAGGATTGTGTCTTCTATTATAGGGTCACAAAAGTATGGTCAAAAGTTGAAGTTGAGGTTTCAGGTGAAAACAAAGTTGGATCAGAATTTGGTTTATGTTACAATGTTGGCGCCGTCTTTTAACACACATTCCTTTTCGATGAATCAGAGGTTGTTGGTGTTGGACTCAAATAAAGTGGTTAAGGTGAAAAAAACAACGTTTGAAATTGTGGTTTCTATGCCTGGTTCATCTGTTCTTGCACCTCCTGGTTTTTATATGTTATTTGTGGTTCATAAAGAAATTCCTAGTGAAGGTGTTTGGGTACATAtagtttga